The window ATGACTACAGGTAACATAAGGACTACAGGTAACATGATGACTACATGTGATATAAGGACTACATGTGATATAAGGACTACATGTGATATAAGGACTACAGGTAACATGATGACTACATGTGATATAAGGACTACATGTGATATAAGGACTACATGTGATATAAGGACTACAGGTAACATGATGACTATATTATGACTACAGGTAACATAAGGACTACAGGTAACCTAATGACAACATAAGGACTACAGGTAACATAAGGACTACAGGTAACCTAATGACAACATAAGGACTACAGGTAACGTAAGCACTATAGGTAACATGAGGACGACAGGTGCTTTAGCAACATAAATATGTTTGAACGTTTCTCACGTCATTGTAAACAAATCAGTGGAATCTaaatctcacacaaacacaaccaacCTCTCAATGAATCCAATCCATCCATTGGATGAGCTTCACCTGGAGCTTACCTGGTCTGTCCCCCCAGCTCGTCATCTTCCGGGCCATCAGAGTGGAGGCTGTGGACTTCACTCAGTGTGCAACTCATGGGAGCTTCAGCCGCCGCTGGCAGGAGACAGTCTACAACATGTTCCACTTCACCACCCTGTACGTGGTCCCCCTGCTGGTGATGAGCTGCTGCTACAGCCGCATTCTGCTGCACATCCACCTGCAGCACATGAGGGAGAAAGGTAAGACATACCTGGAACATCCTTGAACCATGTTACATAGCAGAAACGTGATAGTAGCTTACCAGTAACCCACCAGTAACACATGAGTAACGTACTACTAACATACATGAAACACACCTTTCAACACCTATATTTTAAACCTGTAGTACTGGTAAGAGGTCTGAAACATACCTGTAGCCTACCTGAATCATGTACAACCTGATGCATATCAAACTGCAGCACTTGAAAGGTGCAACACACCTGTAACACACTGACCGTGACCTCCGACCTCTCCCAGCAGGCGAGTCGTACCTGCGGCGCAGCGGCACTGGCATCATTCCGAAGGCCCGGTTGAAGACCCTAAAGATGACGGTGGTCATCGTGCTGTCCTTCGTGGTGTGCTGGACGCCGTACTACCTGCTGGGGCTGTGGTACTGGTTCCAGCCAGCCATGCTGCGCCTCACACCTGAGTACGTGCATCATGGCCTCTTTGTCTTTGGCAACCTGAACACCTGCTGCGACCCCGTCATCTACGGCTTCTACACGCCCTCCTTCAGGGCCGACCTCGCTGCCTGCTGCCGCCGGACCAGGGGCGCCCCCATGGCGGTCCACCTGCGGACCTCGCCACCGGAACCAGGGCGTTAGATTGACGCCAACCAATGAGAGGATGCGGAGATGATAATGTCACGGGTCTGTATGCGTCACAGCCAGGGCTGCATCGGAGTTGTCAAATGTTCAAATTGTTTGAATTCTCTATTGCTAAGAAAAggtgcttcaatgcttccttactgAGCTCCTTAAGGAACCAATGGACCATATTTTTCTAAAGGAAAGGAGATATTTCCGTCCTGCCATTCCCTGCGGTAGccatatttaaatagtgacgtatCATTGGGCCAATCACGAGAACGATCATGGCGTAGACGCTTAGATCATGTGAGTAACCGTTGGCATGACTCGTGTATGTTAATAAAGT is drawn from Pungitius pungitius chromosome 11, fPunPun2.1, whole genome shotgun sequence and contains these coding sequences:
- the LOC119197019 gene encoding gonadotropin-releasing hormone II receptor-like — translated: MSGNWSVVQLLSPALPTTLTPSPLLNASGFPPLTDWEAPSFTRAAQFRVGATFVLFMFAACSNLALLASVWWGRGRRLSSHLRPLMLSLASADLIMTFVVMPLDAVWNMTVQWYGGDALCRLLCFLKLFAMHASAFVLVVVSLDRHHAILHPLDALSAHRRNRVMLVLAWSLSLLLASPQLVIFRAIRVEAVDFTQCATHGSFSRRWQETVYNMFHFTTLYVVPLLVMSCCYSRILLHIHLQHMREKAGESYLRRSGTGIIPKARLKTLKMTVVIVLSFVVCWTPYYLLGLWYWFQPAMLRLTPEYVHHGLFVFGNLNTCCDPVIYGFYTPSFRADLAACCRRTRGAPMAVHLRTSPPEPGR